In Geopsychrobacter electrodiphilus DSM 16401, a single window of DNA contains:
- a CDS encoding GGDEF domain-containing protein: protein MADIATQTEAKSLHEIIKISRMVVSSLDLDEVLQKILLYARELVETPAGSIALFDETTSTMTLHAGTGLSEEFMMRDSWHVEAGGLTRKILDQRQLFIVDDTLDVSFFNNPLALAEGIRSLIAVPLCIQDTIVGILYLDDFKPRTFDASACEKLAILASFASLSIANARLHEKTSRLASTDGLTGLFNHRQFKRILAQEVTRTQRYSSEMSLLMIDIDNFKHFNDLYGHPCGDRVLTNVARLLQDVFREADHVFRYGGEEFVVILPLSGPKDAVIAAERARDTVESLSVACHGVDHPLGVTVSVGVASLPHDADSGDALLDVADRLMYQAKNQGKNRVHTPQSIKLS, encoded by the coding sequence ATGGCAGACATTGCAACTCAGACCGAGGCGAAGAGCTTACATGAAATAATAAAAATCTCGCGGATGGTTGTTTCGTCTCTTGATCTGGATGAAGTGCTGCAGAAGATTCTACTCTATGCGCGAGAACTGGTAGAAACACCGGCTGGCAGCATCGCTTTATTTGACGAGACAACTTCAACCATGACTCTTCACGCCGGTACAGGCCTGAGTGAGGAGTTCATGATGCGCGATTCCTGGCATGTCGAAGCCGGCGGCTTGACCCGTAAGATTCTGGATCAAAGACAACTCTTTATTGTTGACGATACGCTTGATGTCTCGTTCTTTAATAATCCCCTGGCCCTCGCCGAGGGGATCCGCTCGCTGATCGCGGTGCCGTTGTGCATACAGGATACGATCGTCGGCATCCTGTATCTGGATGATTTCAAGCCGCGAACCTTTGATGCCTCTGCTTGTGAAAAGCTGGCAATTCTTGCGTCCTTTGCCTCCTTGAGTATTGCCAACGCGCGTCTCCATGAAAAAACCTCACGCCTCGCAAGTACCGATGGATTGACCGGCCTGTTCAATCATCGACAGTTTAAACGGATTTTGGCGCAAGAGGTCACCCGCACCCAACGCTACAGTTCGGAGATGTCGCTGCTCATGATCGATATCGATAACTTCAAGCACTTCAATGATCTCTATGGTCATCCCTGTGGTGACCGTGTTTTGACCAATGTTGCCAGGTTGCTGCAGGATGTTTTTCGTGAGGCGGATCATGTGTTTCGTTATGGCGGGGAAGAGTTTGTTGTCATTCTGCCTCTATCTGGTCCGAAGGACGCGGTCATTGCGGCCGAACGTGCGCGCGACACGGTGGAGTCGTTGAGTGTAGCCTGCCATGGCGTAGATCATCCGCTCGGTGTCACAGTAAGCGTCGGTGTTGCTTCTTTGCCCCATGATGCCGACAGTGGTGACGCTCTGCTCGACGTTGCTGACAGGTTGAT